A genomic window from Haladaptatus caseinilyticus includes:
- a CDS encoding CTP synthase, with protein MPTDPETGYDPEMGKKFIFVTGGVMSGLGKGITAASTGRLLANAGFDVTAVKIDPYLNVDAGTMNPYQHGEVYVLKDGGEVDLDLGNYERFLDIDMTFDHNVTTGKAYQHVIEKERAGDYLGKTVQIIPHITDEIKRRIREAAEGHDVCIVEVGGTVGDIESMPFLEALRQFATEQDENDFLLTHVTLVPYSKNGEQKTKPTQHSVKELRSIGLQPDVLVGRCDDGLDPETKEKIALFCDVPTDAVFSNPDVEDIYHVPLVVEEEGLDEYVMQELDLTDRAVSSEERSTAWRELVTQETEGEVDIALVGKYALEDAYMSIHEALKHAGLEKNVDVNVLWVDSDEMDDDHEERLKEADGIVVPGGFGSRGTEGKIEAIRYARENDVPFLGLCLGFQMAVVEYARNVLGLDGANSAEIDGDSPHPVIDILPEQYEIEDMGGTMRLGAHETDIEANTLAHEVYGATSCTERHRHRYEVNPEYFDDFDGEDLVFSGRAGNRMEILELDDHPYFFGTQFHPEFRSRPDRASPPFVGLLDAVLDIQRREEVEA; from the coding sequence ATGCCGACTGACCCCGAGACAGGCTACGACCCCGAGATGGGGAAGAAGTTCATTTTCGTCACAGGGGGCGTCATGTCCGGACTTGGCAAAGGTATTACCGCCGCGAGCACTGGCCGACTGCTCGCGAACGCCGGGTTCGACGTGACCGCCGTGAAAATCGACCCGTATCTGAACGTGGACGCGGGGACGATGAATCCCTACCAGCATGGTGAAGTGTACGTACTGAAGGACGGTGGCGAGGTTGACCTCGATCTGGGCAACTACGAGCGATTCCTCGACATCGACATGACGTTCGACCACAACGTCACCACCGGAAAAGCGTACCAACACGTCATCGAGAAGGAGCGTGCGGGCGACTACCTCGGAAAGACCGTCCAGATCATCCCGCACATCACGGACGAGATCAAGCGGCGAATTCGTGAGGCTGCAGAAGGCCACGACGTGTGTATCGTCGAGGTCGGTGGCACGGTGGGCGACATCGAGAGCATGCCGTTCCTCGAAGCGCTGCGCCAGTTCGCCACGGAGCAGGACGAGAACGATTTCCTGCTGACTCACGTCACGCTCGTCCCGTACTCGAAAAACGGCGAGCAGAAGACGAAACCGACCCAACACAGCGTGAAGGAACTGCGAAGCATCGGCCTGCAACCCGACGTACTGGTCGGCCGGTGTGACGACGGGTTGGACCCCGAAACGAAGGAGAAAATCGCGCTGTTCTGCGACGTGCCGACGGATGCCGTCTTCTCGAATCCCGACGTGGAGGACATCTACCACGTTCCGCTGGTCGTCGAGGAAGAAGGTTTGGACGAGTACGTCATGCAGGAACTCGACCTCACGGACCGAGCGGTTTCCAGCGAGGAACGAAGTACGGCGTGGCGCGAACTCGTCACGCAGGAAACCGAAGGCGAAGTCGATATCGCGCTCGTCGGGAAGTACGCGCTCGAAGACGCCTACATGTCCATCCACGAGGCGCTGAAACACGCCGGACTCGAAAAGAACGTGGACGTAAACGTCCTCTGGGTGGACTCCGACGAGATGGACGACGACCACGAAGAGCGATTGAAAGAGGCCGACGGAATCGTCGTTCCCGGTGGGTTCGGCAGTCGCGGCACGGAGGGAAAAATCGAAGCGATTCGCTACGCCCGCGAGAACGACGTTCCGTTCCTCGGCCTCTGTCTGGGCTTCCAGATGGCCGTCGTGGAGTACGCCCGAAACGTCCTCGGATTGGACGGGGCGAACTCCGCGGAAATCGACGGCGACTCACCACACCCCGTCATCGACATTCTGCCGGAACAGTACGAAATCGAGGACATGGGCGGAACGATGCGCCTCGGCGCACACGAGACGGACATCGAGGCGAACACCCTCGCCCACGAGGTGTACGGCGCGACGAGTTGTACGGAGCGCCACCGCCATCGCTACGAGGTAAACCCCGAGTATTTCGACGATTTCGACGGTGAGGATCTCGTCTTCTCCGGACGTGCGGGCAACCGGATGGAAATCCTCGAACTGGACGACCACCCGTACTTCTTCGGGACGCAGTTCCACCCCGAGTTCCGGTCTCGACCTGACAGGGCGAGTCCGCCGTTCGTCGGCCTGCTCGATGCAGTACTCGACATCCAACGACGAGAGGAGGTCGAAGCCTAA
- the guaA gene encoding glutamine-hydrolyzing GMP synthase has translation MVETGTFIEEAVEEIRETVGDSHAIIALSGGVDSSVAAALAYKAIGDQLTPVYVDTGLMRKGETEQIRKTFSYMSSLEVVEAEDRFFDALSGVIDPEEKRAVIGEQFIREFEREAKETDAEYLVQGTIYPDRIESEGGIKSHHNVGGLPDVVDFDGIVEPVRDLYKDEVRDVARTLGLEDIVAERMPFPGPGLAVRVIGEVTREKAQVAREACHVVEEELEEYDPWQAFAAVVGKGTGVKGDNRVHGWIVAVRSVESRDGMTARAQELDWETLQRIQSRITGQNENVARVVYDVTHKPPATIEYE, from the coding sequence ATGGTCGAAACAGGCACATTCATCGAGGAAGCGGTGGAAGAGATTCGAGAGACGGTTGGCGACTCGCACGCCATCATCGCGCTGTCAGGCGGTGTCGATTCTTCCGTCGCGGCCGCGCTCGCGTACAAAGCCATCGGTGACCAACTCACGCCCGTCTACGTCGATACCGGACTGATGCGGAAGGGCGAAACCGAGCAGATTCGAAAGACGTTCTCCTACATGAGTTCGTTGGAGGTCGTAGAGGCCGAAGACCGCTTTTTCGATGCACTATCGGGCGTCATCGACCCCGAGGAAAAGCGTGCCGTCATCGGCGAGCAGTTCATCCGCGAGTTCGAACGCGAGGCGAAGGAGACGGACGCGGAGTATCTCGTGCAGGGGACGATTTACCCCGACCGAATCGAGAGCGAAGGCGGCATCAAATCACATCACAACGTCGGCGGCCTGCCGGATGTCGTGGACTTCGACGGCATCGTCGAACCCGTCCGCGACCTGTACAAGGACGAGGTGCGCGACGTTGCGCGCACCCTCGGACTGGAGGACATCGTCGCGGAACGCATGCCGTTCCCCGGCCCCGGCCTCGCGGTTCGTGTCATCGGTGAGGTCACCCGTGAGAAGGCCCAAGTCGCCCGCGAGGCGTGCCACGTGGTCGAAGAGGAACTCGAGGAGTACGACCCATGGCAGGCGTTCGCCGCCGTCGTCGGCAAGGGTACCGGCGTGAAAGGCGACAACCGCGTGCACGGTTGGATCGTCGCCGTCCGGTCGGTCGAATCCCGCGACGGCATGACCGCCAGGGCACAGGAACTCGACTGGGAGACGCTTCAGCGGATCCAGTCGCGTATCACGGGACAGAACGAAAACGTCGCCCGCGTCGTCTACGACGTGACACATAAACCTCCGGCGACCATCGAGTACGAGTGA
- a CDS encoding DUF7126 family protein gives MRAVIAGPDGDGLGTALESENVETTIVDGIASRPALEDAGIHDADLFVLTDVGQATSIAVAKDVNPGIRAVVYDENTIPEFARGQADLIVDPNLLTADTVAEELTA, from the coding sequence ATGCGCGCAGTCATTGCAGGACCAGATGGAGACGGACTCGGCACTGCACTGGAATCAGAAAACGTCGAGACGACTATCGTGGACGGAATCGCGTCCCGCCCCGCGCTGGAGGATGCGGGGATCCACGACGCGGACCTGTTCGTTCTCACGGATGTCGGACAGGCCACGTCGATCGCGGTGGCGAAGGACGTGAATCCCGGAATCCGCGCCGTCGTGTACGACGAGAACACCATTCCGGAGTTCGCTCGGGGGCAGGCTGACCTCATCGTTGACCCGAACCTGCTGACCGCGGACACGGTTGCCGAAGAGTTGACGGCGTAA
- a CDS encoding GNAT family N-acetyltransferase, protein MTYEIRDELPTVEEFVALREAAGMASRSVEAVERGLPNTVFGVTVVDDDGEVVGMARIIGDSGSVYHFCDMAVHPDHQRQGLGSRMMERLMRYVEENAPEGAYVNLMADVEGFYEQFGFEYTAPASRGMYLRM, encoded by the coding sequence ATGACCTACGAGATACGTGACGAACTGCCGACGGTCGAAGAATTCGTCGCACTTCGCGAAGCCGCGGGGATGGCATCTCGAAGCGTGGAGGCAGTCGAGCGAGGATTGCCGAACACGGTTTTCGGCGTGACAGTTGTCGACGACGATGGCGAAGTCGTCGGTATGGCCCGTATTATTGGAGATAGCGGGTCGGTGTACCATTTCTGCGATATGGCAGTTCATCCCGACCACCAGCGACAGGGACTCGGTTCGCGGATGATGGAACGACTAATGAGATACGTGGAGGAGAACGCGCCAGAAGGCGCGTACGTCAACCTCATGGCGGACGTGGAGGGGTTTTACGAGCAGTTCGGCTTCGAGTACACTGCCCCCGCTTCGCGCGGGATGTATTTGCGGATGTAA
- a CDS encoding DMT family transporter — MLRLAIGGIRDRNDLTLLATVLVWGVNFAVLKVALADLNPFVVNSLRFTVSALVLGGVYLAGQRGSNLQNSLLQPVRAGGWQVVALGVLGYWCFPVAFIVGMDATTAGNAALIMASAPLWTAMVSQFIGLERLGGLAWLGLLVAVVGTAVVVFGGGGVALGGSTMVGNAIVLLAAILWGVYTALNRPVLDRVSPLALTFFGLLVALPFLHLLAVPYYGSVEWGSITLPVWGAVVFTGALGTGLAIVWWNSSVQAVGPSTTGVYGNVVPIVALASGLVFLNEPIGAVQLLGTVLIIGGVLVVRRAKPVMAEEYDECRSC, encoded by the coding sequence GTGTTACGGCTGGCAATCGGGGGGATTCGGGACCGCAACGACCTGACGCTGCTCGCGACGGTGCTCGTCTGGGGAGTCAACTTCGCAGTGCTGAAAGTAGCGCTCGCCGACCTCAATCCGTTCGTCGTCAACTCGCTTCGATTTACCGTCTCGGCACTCGTCCTCGGCGGAGTATATCTCGCCGGACAGCGGGGTAGCAACCTGCAAAACAGTTTGCTCCAACCGGTTCGGGCGGGAGGATGGCAGGTCGTCGCACTTGGCGTCCTCGGCTACTGGTGTTTTCCGGTCGCGTTCATCGTTGGAATGGATGCAACGACGGCAGGAAATGCCGCCCTCATCATGGCGAGCGCGCCGCTCTGGACGGCGATGGTGAGTCAATTCATCGGACTCGAACGGCTCGGTGGCCTGGCGTGGCTCGGTCTTCTCGTCGCAGTCGTCGGAACCGCGGTAGTGGTATTCGGTGGTGGCGGCGTTGCGCTCGGGGGGAGCACGATGGTCGGGAACGCAATCGTCCTCCTCGCGGCGATCCTGTGGGGTGTGTACACCGCGCTCAATCGCCCCGTTCTCGACCGAGTGTCGCCACTGGCTCTCACGTTCTTCGGGTTGCTCGTCGCACTTCCGTTTCTCCATCTGCTCGCCGTGCCGTACTACGGAAGCGTCGAGTGGGGCTCCATCACACTCCCCGTATGGGGAGCCGTCGTCTTCACCGGCGCACTCGGAACAGGACTGGCGATCGTTTGGTGGAACTCGTCGGTACAGGCGGTCGGCCCGTCCACGACGGGAGTGTACGGAAACGTCGTTCCCATCGTCGCGCTCGCGAGTGGTCTGGTATTCCTGAATGAACCTATCGGGGCAGTACAGCTGCTCGGGACGGTGTTGATTATCGGCGGTGTACTCGTCGTTCGTCGGGCAAAACCCGTGATGGCGGAAGAGTACGACGAGTGCAGATCGTGTTGA
- a CDS encoding MBL fold metallo-hydrolase produces the protein MATELADGLWWFELGSVNAYLADDDGELTLIDAGTPFHSGDIARGVSDAGYSINDIDRVLVTHYDFDHVGALSRLPIDAPVFVGKADAPVLSGTETPDWRNHKGALQRVAGSLVPAPKNELRPVEDDDEIGSFTAYATPGHSPGHIVYVSDALDVAFLGDLVQESHGELKASSWIISYDTDAVRDSVVSLAERTPDFEVAAMGHGVPFIRNGSERLGELVETL, from the coding sequence ATGGCGACCGAACTCGCGGACGGTCTCTGGTGGTTCGAACTCGGGAGCGTGAACGCCTACCTCGCGGACGACGACGGCGAATTGACGCTTATCGACGCCGGAACGCCGTTCCACAGCGGTGACATCGCACGCGGCGTTAGCGACGCTGGGTACAGCATCAACGATATCGACCGCGTGTTGGTCACGCACTACGATTTCGATCACGTCGGCGCGCTTTCCCGGCTTCCGATCGATGCGCCCGTCTTCGTCGGCAAAGCAGACGCGCCAGTTCTCTCGGGAACCGAAACCCCCGATTGGCGAAACCACAAGGGTGCACTCCAGCGCGTTGCGGGGTCACTAGTTCCCGCTCCGAAAAACGAACTCCGTCCCGTCGAGGACGACGACGAAATCGGGAGCTTTACTGCCTACGCCACCCCGGGACACTCTCCCGGTCACATCGTCTACGTTAGCGATGCCCTCGATGTCGCCTTCCTCGGTGACCTCGTACAGGAATCCCACGGCGAACTGAAAGCCTCTTCGTGGATTATTAGCTACGACACCGACGCCGTGCGCGATAGTGTCGTTTCACTCGCGGAACGCACACCCGATTTCGAAGTCGCCGCGATGGGCCACGGCGTCCCGTTCATCAGGAACGGGAGTGAACGACTGGGGGAGCTGGTCGAAACACTGTAA
- a CDS encoding cupin domain-containing protein: protein MRDRYAELDLDPDDEEVQTAELVVTDDVLVKAFALGPGAELSPHEHGDSTNVFHVLEGDVTVIQGDSEEVVSAPGVILHERGVVHGARNETDETVVFTASLCPLP, encoded by the coding sequence ATGCGCGACCGTTATGCAGAACTCGACCTCGATCCCGATGACGAAGAAGTCCAAACCGCCGAACTGGTCGTTACAGACGACGTACTCGTGAAGGCGTTCGCCCTCGGCCCCGGAGCGGAACTCTCGCCACACGAGCACGGCGACAGCACGAACGTCTTTCACGTTCTTGAGGGCGACGTAACCGTGATTCAGGGCGATTCCGAGGAAGTCGTTTCTGCCCCCGGCGTCATCCTCCACGAACGAGGGGTCGTGCACGGGGCACGGAACGAAACGGACGAGACGGTGGTTTTCACGGCCAGTCTCTGCCCGCTTCCGTAG
- a CDS encoding thiamine pyrophosphate-dependent dehydrogenase E1 component subunit alpha, which translates to MNRIIGERKLAETPFSAEDARETFRQMVLARRFDERAIALQRRGWMSSWPPYRGQEGSQVGAALAMEDDDWLFPTYRSNAMQVARGVPISDVLLFRLGRPEYNSEHDVPNFPQAVPIATQIPHAAGVGMGMNYRGDEDAVLCYFGDGATSEGDFHEGLNFAGVFDAPVVFFCENNNWAISLPRHKQTASDSMAVKAEAYGFEGVQVDGNDPLAVRETVTEALDSARKGEPVLVESLTYRQGAHTTSDDPSKYEDQERDLPEWRTADPLERYETWLREQNVIDDEFIEQVHDEADETLAKAVEVAESVEDPDPHDVFDRVYADVPPRLRKQKGWLDSFLETNDVYELDH; encoded by the coding sequence ATGAACCGAATCATCGGAGAGCGGAAACTGGCCGAAACGCCCTTTTCCGCCGAAGACGCCCGTGAGACCTTCAGACAGATGGTTCTCGCCCGGCGATTCGACGAGCGCGCAATCGCGCTTCAACGACGGGGATGGATGAGCAGCTGGCCGCCGTATCGCGGACAGGAAGGCTCACAGGTCGGTGCCGCGCTGGCGATGGAAGACGACGACTGGCTCTTTCCGACCTATCGCTCGAACGCGATGCAGGTCGCACGTGGCGTCCCGATAAGCGACGTGCTCCTGTTCCGCCTCGGACGGCCGGAATACAACTCCGAACACGACGTGCCGAACTTCCCACAGGCGGTCCCGATCGCCACCCAGATACCCCACGCGGCGGGTGTTGGCATGGGAATGAACTACCGTGGCGACGAGGACGCCGTCCTCTGTTACTTCGGTGACGGTGCGACGAGCGAGGGCGACTTTCACGAAGGGCTGAACTTCGCAGGCGTCTTCGACGCTCCCGTCGTCTTCTTCTGTGAAAACAACAACTGGGCTATCAGCCTGCCACGACACAAACAGACCGCGAGCGATAGCATGGCCGTGAAGGCCGAAGCGTACGGCTTCGAAGGTGTACAAGTCGATGGTAACGACCCGCTCGCAGTGCGCGAAACGGTCACCGAGGCGCTCGACTCCGCACGAAAGGGAGAGCCCGTGTTGGTCGAGAGTCTAACTTACCGACAGGGTGCGCACACCACGAGCGATGACCCGAGCAAGTACGAAGACCAGGAGCGCGACCTGCCCGAATGGCGAACCGCGGACCCCCTCGAACGATACGAAACGTGGCTCCGTGAGCAGAACGTCATCGACGATGAGTTCATCGAACAGGTCCACGACGAGGCCGATGAAACGTTAGCAAAAGCGGTTGAGGTGGCCGAATCCGTCGAAGACCCCGACCCTCACGACGTGTTCGACCGAGTATATGCAGACGTACCGCCGCGACTACGCAAACAGAAAGGATGGTTGGATTCGTTCCTCGAAACGAACGACGTGTACGAACTCGACCACTAG
- a CDS encoding Lrp/AsnC ligand binding domain-containing protein → MVHAFIMVNTAAGKSQGLLDSVRGLETVGEAHIVAGDYDIVVEVDTDEVYNVLQTSSSDIQGLDGVVDTKTYIAID, encoded by the coding sequence ATGGTTCACGCATTTATCATGGTCAACACGGCCGCAGGAAAGTCACAGGGCCTGCTCGATTCGGTTCGAGGTCTCGAAACCGTCGGCGAAGCACACATCGTCGCCGGGGATTACGATATCGTCGTCGAAGTCGATACGGACGAGGTCTACAACGTGCTTCAAACGTCGTCGTCCGACATTCAGGGACTCGACGGCGTCGTAGACACGAAAACGTACATTGCGATCGATTAA
- a CDS encoding potassium channel family protein — MRFVIIGAGRVGLRTARVLREEGHDVVLVEYDSNKAKRARTDGFEVIEGDGSRESVLKQADLDAADAVGGLTGDLNVNFAACMVGKHHDCRTVLRIDEDYREDIYRKFASDVDEVVYPERLGAIGAKNALLGGNIRAIADIAQNLQVVELTITEESPMRGYSISELELPANSRILAFGKRGEAMGIPLPDDSLELGDRIAVLADFAVLADVRRILVGDNSRATAEAGGI, encoded by the coding sequence ATGCGATTCGTTATCATTGGTGCAGGTCGAGTTGGCCTGCGAACCGCCCGCGTCCTCCGGGAAGAAGGCCACGATGTCGTACTCGTGGAGTACGATTCGAACAAGGCAAAGCGTGCGCGTACCGATGGCTTCGAAGTTATCGAAGGCGATGGCTCGCGCGAATCCGTGCTCAAACAGGCAGATTTAGACGCAGCGGACGCTGTCGGCGGGTTGACGGGTGACTTGAACGTCAATTTCGCGGCTTGTATGGTCGGGAAACATCACGACTGCCGGACCGTTCTTCGTATCGACGAAGATTACCGGGAAGATATCTACCGAAAGTTCGCCAGCGACGTAGACGAGGTCGTCTACCCCGAGCGACTCGGCGCGATTGGAGCGAAAAACGCCCTACTCGGCGGCAACATTCGCGCCATCGCCGATATCGCGCAGAATTTGCAGGTCGTAGAACTCACCATCACCGAGGAGTCCCCGATGCGTGGCTACTCGATCAGCGAGTTGGAACTGCCCGCCAATTCGCGTATTCTCGCGTTCGGCAAGCGCGGCGAGGCGATGGGTATCCCGCTTCCTGATGACTCGCTCGAACTGGGGGACAGAATCGCCGTCCTCGCCGATTTCGCCGTGTTAGCGGACGTTCGGAGGATCCTCGTCGGGGACAACAGTCGAGCAACCGCGGAAGCAGGAGGTATCTGA
- a CDS encoding Lrp/AsnC family transcriptional regulator: MVAAYIMVKANTGEADRLKNTILDIEGVQDAHIVAGDVDLIVKVQVENPAEVKTISADGIQGIQGVEDTQTYISMD; the protein is encoded by the coding sequence ATGGTCGCCGCATACATCATGGTCAAAGCAAACACGGGAGAAGCGGACCGGTTGAAAAACACGATCCTCGACATCGAGGGAGTACAGGACGCCCACATCGTTGCCGGTGACGTCGACCTCATCGTGAAAGTACAGGTCGAAAACCCCGCCGAGGTCAAAACGATTTCAGCCGACGGAATTCAAGGGATTCAGGGCGTCGAAGATACGCAAACCTATATTTCGATGGATTGA
- a CDS encoding DUF5813 family protein translates to MTQTSVERAFDLHDGFERDGPGTYVVTTTPFEGIARLREETVEVTVRTPTLSAVVEGESVAEVVETGWFETLELRLEDTHTVASTDDITPPEIEREGDEVVISLEFSGSPDTSADDAMAIVDFVEGTWVQGIIPGYEYGDPAAGLLSQAHQSYD, encoded by the coding sequence ATGACTCAGACGAGCGTCGAACGAGCGTTCGATTTACACGATGGATTTGAACGAGATGGCCCCGGCACGTACGTCGTGACGACGACTCCGTTCGAAGGGATCGCGCGACTGCGAGAGGAAACCGTCGAGGTAACGGTTCGAACACCGACACTGTCGGCAGTCGTCGAAGGAGAATCGGTTGCCGAAGTGGTCGAAACTGGTTGGTTCGAAACGCTCGAACTGCGGCTCGAAGATACACACACTGTCGCCTCGACGGACGATATCACGCCGCCGGAAATCGAGCGAGAGGGTGACGAGGTCGTGATTTCACTGGAATTTTCGGGCTCCCCGGATACCAGCGCGGACGACGCGATGGCCATCGTCGATTTCGTGGAAGGAACGTGGGTGCAGGGTATCATTCCCGGTTACGAGTACGGCGACCCTGCGGCGGGGTTGCTCTCGCAGGCGCACCAGAGCTACGACTGA
- a CDS encoding DUF7504 family protein, with product MNEDGSPPDRGVHRVRHDLSGPQSLSTTVTVAVADVAGVEPAEIPEQLYDVIDPEALDKLFKPRDDGTPRRGGRLSFSLYGHHVTIRGDGSITVQPGLARIKQLGGNLLIVGSVPDSVVDAASTPLLGDTTRHRTRVFALHDRSVSTARSRLSMAGSTGKNAHIVDYHTGSRSAATDETVQVGPTMEHVDGDLDDFRDEIVRTIRRLDGEGGGFVPAELRFCFDTLRPLVERHDDALVDAFLTPIFEAVRDVSGMGHFVLPVEFDSQPVRAIASKFDAVIELRAGGSGPEQRWHLRETDYSTEWFDL from the coding sequence ATGAATGAGGACGGTTCCCCACCCGACCGCGGCGTCCACCGTGTTCGGCATGACCTTTCCGGTCCGCAGTCACTCAGCACGACTGTCACGGTGGCCGTCGCCGACGTCGCTGGCGTCGAACCAGCTGAAATCCCCGAACAGCTGTACGACGTTATCGATCCGGAGGCCCTCGACAAACTGTTCAAACCCCGTGACGACGGTACGCCACGACGAGGTGGTCGGCTCTCGTTCTCGCTCTACGGCCACCACGTGACCATCCGCGGAGACGGGTCGATTACGGTCCAACCTGGACTTGCACGCATCAAACAACTCGGAGGGAACCTACTCATCGTCGGTTCCGTTCCGGATTCCGTCGTGGACGCCGCGAGCACACCGTTGCTTGGTGACACGACGCGCCACCGAACGCGTGTGTTCGCACTTCACGATCGAAGTGTTTCGACGGCCCGAAGCCGACTCTCAATGGCCGGTTCGACGGGTAAAAACGCCCATATCGTGGATTACCACACCGGTTCGAGATCCGCCGCCACGGACGAAACCGTTCAGGTTGGTCCCACGATGGAACACGTTGACGGCGACCTCGACGACTTCCGTGACGAAATCGTGCGGACGATTCGCCGTCTCGACGGCGAGGGTGGTGGCTTCGTCCCGGCGGAACTCCGCTTTTGTTTCGACACCCTTCGTCCGCTGGTCGAAAGGCACGACGATGCCTTGGTCGATGCCTTTCTGACTCCCATCTTCGAGGCCGTGAGGGACGTCTCCGGCATGGGTCATTTCGTTCTTCCTGTCGAGTTCGATTCACAACCGGTTCGTGCTATTGCATCGAAGTTCGATGCTGTCATCGAACTTCGAGCGGGTGGTTCCGGCCCGGAACAGCGATGGCACCTCCGCGAAACGGACTACTCCACCGAATGGTTCGACCTTTAA
- a CDS encoding HalOD1 output domain-containing protein encodes MEISPNSDGTRTIAEFDSRNEGGDALTVGIVDALSAATGVDPLEMEPLHYAVDVDAVATLIRSQATNGRRDDDITVSIRIDGCDVTIEGDGRIEVTEGGNDGDHQSDGNGP; translated from the coding sequence ATGGAGATAAGCCCGAACAGTGACGGTACGAGGACAATCGCCGAATTCGACAGTCGAAACGAGGGGGGAGATGCCCTTACTGTCGGAATTGTCGATGCTCTCTCGGCCGCAACTGGCGTTGACCCGCTGGAGATGGAACCGCTTCACTACGCCGTAGATGTAGACGCCGTAGCTACCCTCATCAGATCGCAAGCAACGAACGGACGTCGTGATGACGATATCACCGTGAGCATTCGTATTGACGGGTGCGACGTTACTATCGAGGGTGATGGACGTATCGAAGTCACTGAGGGAGGAAACGATGGAGATCATCAGTCGGATGGAAACGGACCGTGA
- a CDS encoding helix-turn-helix domain-containing protein yields MTIADISIAHPDLILSPTINSISEIQLDREFQPVLISDEDVYVVFFTVTGAFIEFEKAVEEDHTVADLRVVGEYGDRRVYRVYITDRAKVVTPILAQLGIQLLNVSSSSDGWMLRILVPKRSLLSTFKTHCDAEKISFRVNQMYREEKAETSGIGLTSKQRDALVIARKQGYFDDPREISLQELSAMMEVSPSALGRRIRRATRTLIDSVLGSNK; encoded by the coding sequence ATGACTATCGCAGATATCTCCATCGCACATCCCGATCTCATCCTCTCTCCGACCATCAACTCGATTTCGGAGATACAACTCGACCGGGAGTTTCAACCGGTTTTGATCTCGGACGAAGACGTTTACGTCGTGTTCTTTACCGTTACGGGGGCATTCATCGAATTCGAGAAAGCAGTAGAGGAGGACCACACGGTGGCTGATTTACGGGTTGTCGGTGAGTATGGTGACCGGCGTGTTTATCGGGTTTACATCACGGACCGAGCAAAAGTAGTGACGCCGATACTGGCTCAGCTTGGGATTCAACTACTGAACGTGAGTAGTAGTTCTGACGGTTGGATGCTCCGGATACTGGTACCGAAACGGTCGCTGTTGTCTACGTTCAAAACCCACTGTGATGCTGAAAAGATCTCGTTTCGCGTGAACCAAATGTACCGTGAAGAAAAGGCGGAAACGAGTGGCATCGGACTGACCAGCAAGCAACGTGATGCGCTCGTAATCGCTCGTAAACAGGGATATTTTGACGACCCAAGGGAGATATCGCTCCAAGAACTTTCTGCGATGATGGAGGTATCACCGTCCGCGTTAGGACGCCGTATTCGACGAGCGACGAGGACGCTCATCGATTCGGTGCTGGGTTCAAACAAGTAA
- a CDS encoding desampylase: MLVLSREVYDTLVSRARRGRPAEICGILAGEKGSPARVEDTFQAENVAETPETNYEIHPEEQLTIMEEVEGRGRDVVGFYHSHPAGPDQPSETDAMDATWEGYSYVIVSLNGSYPFVGSWRWDGESFDPEIVHLE, translated from the coding sequence ATGCTCGTCCTCTCGCGCGAAGTGTACGATACGCTAGTGAGCCGCGCGCGCCGGGGTCGTCCCGCCGAAATATGTGGAATCCTCGCCGGAGAGAAGGGGTCCCCGGCCCGAGTCGAAGACACGTTTCAGGCGGAGAACGTCGCGGAAACGCCGGAAACGAATTACGAAATACACCCGGAAGAACAGCTCACGATAATGGAAGAAGTCGAGGGCCGCGGGCGGGATGTCGTTGGATTCTATCATTCACATCCTGCTGGACCCGACCAACCGAGTGAAACCGACGCGATGGACGCGACGTGGGAGGGCTACTCTTACGTCATCGTCTCGCTAAACGGGTCGTACCCCTTCGTCGGGTCATGGCGTTGGGACGGCGAGTCGTTCGACCCCGAAATCGTCCATCTCGAATAG